A DNA window from Candidatus Limnocylindrales bacterium contains the following coding sequences:
- the ispF gene encoding 2-C-methyl-D-erythritol 2,4-cyclodiphosphate synthase encodes MRIGIGYDVHRLVEGRKLVLGGVEIPFSKGLWGHSDADVLIHAICDAILGALGEGDIGKHFPDSLPEYKDISSTVLLQEVIALAHQRHFQVGNLDAVIIAEQPRLADYIEKMREIISHFTQQPISRINIKAKKGEGLGFVGKEEGIEAQAVVILYPM; translated from the coding sequence ATGAGAATCGGGATCGGTTATGATGTCCACAGGCTCGTCGAAGGACGAAAACTCGTTTTAGGTGGGGTTGAAATCCCTTTTTCCAAAGGGTTATGGGGTCATTCCGATGCAGATGTTTTAATCCATGCTATCTGTGATGCCATTCTGGGAGCCCTGGGAGAAGGAGATATTGGAAAACATTTCCCGGATTCTCTTCCAGAATATAAAGATATTTCCAGTACCGTTCTTCTTCAGGAAGTTATAGCTCTTGCACATCAACGCCACTTTCAGGTGGGGAATCTGGATGCCGTGATTATCGCGGAGCAACCGAGATTGGCCGATTATATAGAAAAAATGCGCGAAATCATCTCCCACTTTACCCAACAACCTATTTCCAGGATTAATATTAAAGCTAAAAAAGGAGAGGGTTTGGGATTCGTTGGAAAAGAAGAAGGCATCGAAGCTCAGGCGGTGGTTATTCTATATCCGATGTAA
- a CDS encoding PIN domain-containing protein, with amino-acid sequence MSQKIWKIGFVGLTSVLGYLGAKKLGGPLYTSILGGFTGGFLGFLIILGENYLGRIPLQVIAGGLLGLGTGLVLANLLVYSLLDIVLQKSAITPYVYFIIHLGFGYLGLVLGWKKSYNLDFRDIKSFFSAPPPTKNYKVLDTSVIIDGRIADISETGFLEGVLIIPQFVLKELQHIADSPDPIKRNRGRRGLEILHKIQKRIDTQVEIHDRDFPKIKEIDAKLIELAKILQAKLITNDFNLSKVAELQGVSILNVNELANALKPVVLPGEVIEVVVLKEGKEFGQGIAYLDDGTMIVIDNAKKFIGKTVSVSVTSVLQTTAGRMIFGQLANKS; translated from the coding sequence TTGAGTCAAAAGATCTGGAAGATAGGATTCGTGGGTTTGACTTCTGTGCTGGGATACCTGGGAGCTAAAAAACTGGGAGGACCCCTTTATACATCTATTCTTGGAGGATTTACAGGGGGTTTCTTAGGTTTTTTGATTATCCTGGGAGAAAATTATTTAGGAAGAATCCCTTTACAGGTCATTGCAGGTGGTCTTCTCGGATTAGGAACCGGACTCGTTCTCGCCAACCTGCTGGTCTATTCACTACTGGATATCGTTTTACAAAAAAGTGCCATTACGCCCTATGTTTATTTTATTATTCATTTGGGATTTGGTTACTTGGGGCTGGTTCTGGGGTGGAAGAAGAGCTATAATCTCGATTTTCGGGATATTAAATCCTTCTTTTCAGCTCCTCCCCCCACCAAAAATTATAAAGTTCTTGATACCAGCGTGATCATAGATGGGAGAATAGCCGATATCTCAGAAACGGGGTTTCTGGAAGGCGTTTTGATTATTCCGCAATTCGTGCTCAAAGAACTCCAACATATCGCCGATTCTCCTGACCCTATAAAACGAAATCGGGGTCGTCGAGGACTTGAAATTTTGCACAAAATTCAGAAACGAATTGACACGCAGGTGGAAATCCACGACAGGGATTTTCCTAAAATTAAGGAAATCGACGCCAAGCTCATCGAGCTGGCAAAAATACTCCAGGCTAAGTTAATCACCAATGACTTTAATTTAAGTAAAGTCGCCGAACTTCAAGGAGTTTCCATACTCAATGTAAACGAGTTAGCCAATGCTTTGAAACCGGTTGTGTTACCCGGAGAAGTCATCGAGGTTGTAGTTCTGAAGGAGGGTAAGGAGTTTGGACAGGGTATCGCCTATCTGGACGATGGAACCATGATCGTCATAGACAATGCTAAAAAATTTATCGGAAAAACGGTCAGTGTATCGGTTACCAGTGTCTTACAAACTACAGCCGGTAGAATGATTTTCGGGCAACTAGCCAATAAATCTTAA
- the ispD gene encoding 2-C-methyl-D-erythritol 4-phosphate cytidylyltransferase — protein sequence MPGVAALVVAAGSGKRMGTGNIPKQFLPLASLPVLAHTLARLESFHCLSEVVLVTRQEDIEKCRSDLVHKYHFKKVRSIVPGGTTRQDSVYRGLQALDSETEIVVIHDGVRIFITEEMVSESIQEARKYGAAVVAVPVKDTVKRVSEDGFVSQTLDRSGLWAVQTPQTFNYPLIRSAYEKAREDGFYGTDDAMLLERLGFKVKVIPGTYRNIKITTPEDLVLAEMILQNELNENRDRL from the coding sequence ATGCCCGGAGTTGCTGCTCTCGTGGTAGCTGCTGGCAGTGGCAAGAGAATGGGAACAGGGAATATTCCAAAACAATTCTTACCCCTTGCCTCTCTACCTGTCCTGGCCCATACTCTTGCCAGATTGGAAAGTTTTCACTGTCTCTCTGAAGTCGTCCTGGTAACCCGACAGGAAGATATAGAGAAATGCCGGTCTGACCTGGTTCATAAATATCACTTTAAAAAGGTCCGGTCTATCGTCCCAGGAGGAACGACCCGACAAGATTCTGTATACCGCGGCTTGCAAGCTCTGGATTCGGAAACGGAAATTGTGGTCATCCATGATGGAGTCCGAATTTTTATCACGGAAGAAATGGTTTCTGAGTCTATTCAAGAAGCTCGAAAATATGGAGCTGCTGTGGTGGCGGTTCCTGTGAAGGATACAGTTAAGCGGGTATCTGAGGATGGATTTGTTTCTCAGACCCTTGACCGGAGCGGGCTGTGGGCCGTCCAAACCCCTCAAACTTTCAATTATCCGCTTATTCGGTCTGCTTATGAAAAGGCTCGTGAAGATGGTTTTTATGGGACCGATGATGCCATGCTGCTGGAACGTTTGGGGTTTAAAGTGAAAGTCATCCCGGGTACTTATCGCAATATAAAAATTACAACACCGGAAGATCTGGTATTGGCCGAAATGATTTTACAAAACGAGTTAAATGAGAATCGGGATCGGTTATGA
- a CDS encoding CarD family transcriptional regulator, whose amino-acid sequence MFSVGDKVVYPAHGVGRIEAIVEKEVAGEKMSFYVLSIYGKDVKIMVPTLNADKVGLRQVVREEELEKVFHILKDGIDKMPSKWNKRYLFNMDKIKTGSIYEIAEVFRNLTLLSKEKELSFGEKKMLDSTRDLIVKEIAYSKKIETSQAETLVNKYCDV is encoded by the coding sequence ATGTTCTCAGTTGGTGATAAGGTTGTCTATCCGGCCCATGGGGTAGGAAGAATAGAAGCAATTGTTGAAAAGGAAGTCGCAGGAGAAAAGATGAGCTTTTATGTTCTCAGTATTTATGGTAAGGATGTTAAAATTATGGTTCCCACCCTCAATGCCGATAAGGTGGGTCTCAGGCAAGTGGTCCGGGAAGAGGAGCTTGAGAAGGTGTTTCATATCCTCAAGGATGGAATCGATAAGATGCCTTCAAAATGGAACAAGAGATATCTTTTTAATATGGATAAAATCAAGACCGGCTCTATTTATGAAATTGCCGAAGTGTTTCGTAATTTAACGCTGCTTAGCAAAGAAAAAGAGCTCTCTTTTGGCGAGAAGAAAATGCTGGATAGCACCCGGGACTTGATTGTTAAGGAAATTGCCTATTCAAAAAAAATCGAGACCTCTCAGGCGGAAACTTTGGTCAATAAATATTGCGATGTTTAA
- a CDS encoding tetratricopeptide repeat protein gives MKPTKPVVKKDTPKELETKGSGTQFVESIKSSSRYIIGAILLVLVLGVAFLGWWYYRTNLEEKALALEYQGMKAYREAGASEDKANELYPKAVATFDQILTQYPGTKSAQRALFYKANSYYLAESYDEAINGFSQYLEKYPRGEFFIASAKGVGYAYEQKGDYQKALEAYQKFQDKISSASDKAEILLAIARCQEALGQTQEAIATYEKIESENLPSVWKRTVEERLKVLKKQKATGDEP, from the coding sequence ATGAAACCAACTAAACCGGTTGTTAAAAAAGATACTCCCAAGGAATTGGAAACGAAAGGTTCAGGAACTCAGTTTGTCGAATCGATTAAATCTTCCTCCAGGTATATAATTGGAGCAATTCTCCTTGTTCTGGTTTTAGGTGTTGCTTTCCTGGGCTGGTGGTATTATCGGACTAATCTGGAGGAAAAAGCTTTAGCTCTGGAATATCAAGGCATGAAAGCTTATCGTGAAGCAGGGGCTTCAGAAGATAAAGCCAATGAGTTATATCCGAAAGCGGTAGCTACCTTTGATCAGATTTTAACCCAATACCCCGGAACAAAAAGTGCCCAACGTGCCTTGTTTTATAAGGCAAACTCTTATTACCTAGCAGAAAGCTACGATGAGGCCATCAATGGATTTTCCCAATATCTCGAAAAGTATCCCCGGGGAGAATTTTTTATAGCTTCTGCCAAAGGGGTAGGCTATGCCTACGAACAGAAGGGAGATTACCAGAAGGCTCTGGAAGCCTATCAAAAGTTTCAGGATAAAATCTCCTCTGCTTCGGATAAAGCGGAGATTCTGTTGGCCATCGCCAGATGCCAGGAAGCATTGGGACAAACCCAGGAAGCCATTGCAACTTATGAAAAAATAGAATCGGAGAATTTACCTTCTGTATGGAAGAGAACCGTCGAAGAGAGGTTAAAAGTCCTGAAGAAACAGAAGGCCACCGGCGATGAGCCATAA
- the pheS gene encoding phenylalanine--tRNA ligase subunit alpha yields the protein MSSLNEILTEISSIRAEAQKEFQSAQNQIELSQIKAKYLGRQGSVTRLLKRLSELSPEERPQIGSAMNLLKDELNELYEKMELKIKKNAQLRALEQERIDITLPGRRPPYGRKHPLTQITDEIKEIFQGMGFAIAEGPEVEYDYYNFEALNMPKNHPARDMQDTFYISEDIVLRTHTSPVQVRVMEAHKPPIRVIVPGKVYRHDSDITHSPMFHQVEGLLVDEKVTLGDLKGTLEVFVHKMFGKETRLRFRASFFPFTEPSAEVDISCMICKGNGCRVCSQTGWLEILGCGMVDPAVFKAVNYDSEKYTGFAFGMGVERIAMLKYGIDDIRLFFESDLRFLKQF from the coding sequence GTGAGTAGTCTCAACGAGATTTTAACCGAGATAAGCTCCATAAGGGCAGAGGCTCAAAAAGAGTTCCAAAGTGCTCAAAACCAGATAGAATTGTCTCAAATCAAGGCGAAATACCTGGGTCGTCAGGGTTCGGTCACCCGGTTACTTAAACGACTTTCAGAACTGTCCCCGGAGGAAAGACCTCAGATAGGAAGTGCGATGAATCTTCTCAAAGATGAGCTCAACGAGCTTTATGAGAAGATGGAGCTTAAGATCAAGAAAAATGCTCAGTTGCGGGCCTTGGAGCAGGAACGGATAGATATTACCCTACCCGGAAGACGGCCACCTTATGGTCGAAAGCATCCCCTTACCCAGATAACCGACGAGATCAAGGAGATATTCCAGGGAATGGGTTTCGCTATCGCAGAAGGCCCTGAGGTTGAGTACGATTATTATAATTTTGAAGCTTTAAACATGCCTAAGAACCATCCGGCCAGGGATATGCAAGATACTTTCTATATCTCCGAGGATATCGTGTTGAGAACCCATACTTCCCCGGTTCAAGTTCGGGTTATGGAAGCCCATAAGCCCCCTATCCGGGTCATCGTGCCAGGTAAGGTCTATCGCCACGACTCGGATATCACCCATAGTCCCATGTTCCATCAGGTCGAGGGGCTTCTGGTCGATGAGAAGGTTACCCTGGGGGATCTCAAAGGGACCCTGGAAGTCTTCGTCCATAAGATGTTTGGTAAAGAAACGCGGCTCCGTTTTAGAGCCAGTTTCTTCCCCTTCACGGAGCCCAGTGCAGAAGTGGATATCTCTTGTATGATCTGCAAGGGAAATGGCTGTCGGGTATGCTCCCAAACCGGCTGGTTAGAGATTCTGGGGTGTGGGATGGTAGATCCAGCCGTTTTTAAAGCCGTGAATTATGATTCGGAAAAGTATACAGGATTTGCCTTTGGCATGGGTGTGGAGCGAATTGCCATGTTAAAGTATGGGATCGATGATATCCGATTGTTTTTTGAAAGTGATTTGAGATTCTTGAAACAATTCTAA
- the pheT gene encoding phenylalanine--tRNA ligase subunit beta, which translates to MKVSYSWLKDYVDSPLSVEEIAESLTRAGLQVESILRQSPGFQGVVVGRIRQIQQHPQSDKLSICLVEAGPGHEFSVVCGAPNVVVGAKVPLALEGAELADGTRITSSKIRGVLSQGMICSEKELGLSEIADRILILPEQTPVGVPLSEVLSEHQDIILEIAITPNRGDCLSLIGIAREVAALTNGVLKKPSITLQAPGAPISQFTSVTLQAPSLCPRYTASLIRQVEIKPSPAWLKSRLEAVGIRSINNVVDVTNYVMMEWGQPLHAFDFDKLENHRIVVRQARENEKLTTLDGVERILDPEMLVIADGKRAIGIAGIMGGLNTEVENTTRQILLESAFFSPESIRRTSKKLGLRTEASYRFERGVDPLGTPIALKRATQLIQEVAGGEVASGIIDEFPVPFSPTRLSLRTQRAQQILGVDLTARQMKSILVSLEFSVSEKSDEILDVEVPSHRSDITREIDLIEEVGRIYGYDKIPSTLPSGRIVPQDEKISRKVESLVQQVLIGEGFYEVINYSFMGKSALDKLKIPESDYRRKTVTLENPIIEEQNQLRTTLIPHLLQNAHLNFKYNVDSLRLFEISRVFIHRDGSVSRVGGETGSAREIALLPEEPLFVAGVMGGYREEVYWGEARKPVTFYDLKGVLENIFSILKVSYKLQNAQIPFLHPGQSAEIQVEGQTVGYLGKIHPEVAEVYELEQPIYLFEMNLDQIIPHVRPSVSFKPLPKFPSVRRDLAVLVPLTVKAEEVETQIRRAAGPILEDVRLFDLYQGEQIAKGFVSLAYSLVYRNPERTLTDAEVNSVHSEVIQSLERTLGARLRE; encoded by the coding sequence ATGAAAGTAAGTTATAGCTGGCTAAAAGATTATGTAGACTCCCCTTTATCGGTGGAAGAGATCGCAGAGAGCTTGACCAGAGCAGGCCTGCAGGTGGAGAGTATCCTTCGACAATCTCCTGGTTTCCAGGGGGTCGTGGTAGGTCGAATCCGACAAATTCAACAACATCCCCAATCGGATAAATTATCCATTTGCCTGGTAGAAGCGGGTCCTGGACACGAATTTTCGGTAGTATGTGGGGCTCCCAATGTGGTGGTAGGAGCTAAGGTCCCGCTGGCCCTGGAAGGAGCCGAACTGGCCGATGGAACCCGGATAACTTCCTCCAAAATCCGGGGAGTTCTCTCCCAGGGGATGATCTGTTCCGAGAAGGAACTAGGCCTGAGTGAGATTGCCGATCGAATCCTGATTCTTCCTGAACAGACCCCGGTAGGAGTTCCGTTATCGGAGGTCTTGTCGGAGCACCAGGATATTATTTTAGAAATTGCCATCACTCCCAATCGGGGGGATTGCCTCAGTTTGATTGGGATAGCTCGGGAAGTCGCCGCCTTAACCAATGGCGTGCTTAAAAAACCTTCTATAACCCTTCAGGCCCCGGGTGCGCCTATTTCCCAGTTTACCTCTGTAACCCTCCAGGCTCCTTCCCTATGCCCCCGCTATACCGCCAGTTTAATTCGTCAGGTAGAGATAAAACCCTCTCCGGCCTGGTTAAAAAGTCGATTAGAAGCGGTGGGAATTCGGTCCATTAACAATGTGGTCGACGTGACCAACTACGTCATGATGGAATGGGGTCAACCGCTCCACGCCTTTGATTTTGATAAATTGGAAAATCACCGAATTGTAGTACGACAGGCCAGGGAAAATGAAAAACTTACAACATTGGATGGAGTCGAACGGATTTTGGATCCTGAAATGCTGGTGATTGCCGATGGGAAGAGGGCCATAGGCATTGCAGGGATCATGGGAGGGCTCAATACGGAGGTGGAGAATACCACCCGACAGATTCTTTTGGAAAGTGCTTTTTTCTCCCCCGAGAGTATTCGCAGGACTTCAAAAAAATTAGGATTACGTACCGAGGCCAGTTATCGATTTGAAAGGGGGGTTGATCCCTTAGGAACCCCCATTGCGCTCAAACGGGCAACGCAACTTATTCAGGAAGTAGCCGGAGGGGAGGTTGCGTCGGGAATTATCGATGAATTTCCTGTTCCTTTCTCTCCAACCCGGCTATCCCTTCGAACTCAGCGGGCTCAACAGATTTTAGGTGTCGACCTGACCGCCCGACAGATGAAATCTATCCTGGTAAGTTTAGAATTTTCGGTTTCTGAGAAATCCGATGAAATCCTCGATGTGGAAGTCCCTTCCCATCGCTCCGATATCACCCGTGAGATTGATCTCATTGAAGAAGTCGGAAGAATCTATGGCTACGATAAGATCCCTTCCACCCTTCCTTCGGGAAGGATTGTTCCCCAGGATGAAAAAATCTCCCGGAAAGTAGAAAGCCTGGTTCAGCAGGTTCTTATCGGTGAGGGCTTTTATGAGGTTATCAATTATAGTTTTATGGGTAAATCTGCTCTGGATAAACTCAAAATACCCGAATCAGACTATCGAAGAAAGACCGTTACCTTAGAAAATCCCATTATTGAAGAGCAGAATCAACTCAGGACTACCCTTATTCCTCATCTTCTTCAAAATGCTCACCTGAATTTCAAATATAATGTAGATTCTTTAAGGCTTTTCGAGATCAGTCGGGTTTTTATACATAGGGACGGATCTGTTTCCAGGGTCGGTGGGGAAACCGGGTCAGCCCGCGAAATAGCCCTATTACCCGAAGAACCTCTTTTCGTAGCCGGTGTGATGGGAGGTTATCGAGAAGAGGTTTACTGGGGAGAGGCCAGAAAGCCGGTAACTTTCTATGATCTAAAAGGGGTTCTTGAAAATATCTTCTCAATTCTCAAGGTTTCTTATAAGCTACAAAACGCCCAAATCCCTTTTTTACATCCCGGTCAGAGTGCGGAAATTCAAGTTGAGGGACAAACCGTGGGATATCTGGGAAAGATCCATCCCGAGGTAGCCGAAGTCTATGAGTTGGAGCAGCCTATCTATCTTTTTGAGATGAATCTGGATCAGATTATTCCCCATGTACGTCCATCGGTATCTTTCAAACCACTACCCAAGTTTCCCTCTGTTCGCCGGGATTTAGCCGTTTTAGTTCCTCTGACAGTAAAAGCGGAGGAGGTTGAAACCCAAATCCGGAGGGCGGCCGGGCCTATTCTGGAAGATGTTAGATTGTTCGATTTGTATCAGGGGGAGCAAATTGCAAAAGGTTTTGTCAGTTTAGCTTATTCCCTGGTTTATAGAAACCCAGAAAGAACCCTCACAGATGCCGAAGTCAATTCGGTTCACAGTGAAGTGATTCAGAGCCTTGAACGAACCCTGGGTGCCCGATTAAGAGAATAG
- a CDS encoding YggS family pyridoxal phosphate-dependent enzyme encodes MGETIRDNLQLVRERIQKAAQRAGRKPEEIILVAVTKTVEVPRIWEAILAGVQHIGENRVQEAQEKIKDIGNKVTWHMIGHLQTNKVKQALDLFQLIHSVDSLKLARELSKRAEAKNQTVDILIQINLAHEETKFGFPVEKIQENVQEIAALPRLAIKGLMTIPPLAENPEHTRPYFKKLREISEELRKIPQVEMKFLSMGMTNDFEVAIEEGANMVRIGTAIFGPRPWQ; translated from the coding sequence ATGGGAGAGACAATTCGGGACAATTTACAGCTTGTCCGAGAACGAATCCAGAAGGCTGCACAACGAGCAGGTCGAAAACCCGAGGAAATTATACTGGTTGCTGTAACGAAAACGGTGGAAGTTCCCAGAATTTGGGAAGCTATTTTGGCAGGGGTTCAACATATCGGAGAGAATCGGGTTCAAGAAGCCCAGGAAAAAATAAAAGATATTGGAAATAAGGTAACCTGGCATATGATCGGGCACCTTCAAACCAACAAAGTTAAACAGGCCCTGGATCTTTTTCAGTTAATTCACTCGGTGGATAGCCTAAAATTAGCCAGGGAATTAAGCAAAAGGGCCGAAGCAAAAAATCAAACGGTGGATATTCTCATTCAGATCAATCTGGCCCATGAAGAAACCAAATTCGGATTCCCTGTGGAAAAAATTCAGGAAAACGTACAGGAAATCGCAGCCCTTCCCCGATTGGCCATTAAGGGCCTTATGACCATTCCTCCCCTGGCCGAAAATCCTGAACACACACGACCTTATTTTAAGAAGTTAAGGGAGATTTCCGAAGAGTTACGTAAAATCCCCCAGGTTGAAATGAAGTTCTTATCTATGGGAATGACCAACGATTTTGAAGTTGCTATTGAAGAAGGGGCCAATATGGTCCGGATCGGGACGGCTATATTTGGACCCAGACCTTGGCAATAA
- the folD gene encoding bifunctional methylenetetrahydrofolate dehydrogenase/methenyltetrahydrofolate cyclohydrolase FolD yields the protein MAKIIDGKAVSEQIREALKKKIETLRSKYGKSPGLAVVLVGDNPASQIYIQNKRKACEYVGIRSYYHQLDAHTPQEKLLDLIHKFNQDPQIHGILVQLPLPKHISEEKILTSILPEKDIDGFHPLNVGKLVSNTPGLRPCTPAGIIELLDYYNIPIEGRHAVVVGRSNIVGKPLALMLLHRHATVTICHSRTLSLSSHTRQADILVAAIGKPQFIRGDMVKENAVVVDVGINRVDGRLVGDVDFESVATKAAAITPVPGGVGPMTIIRLLENTVQAFESLITPNP from the coding sequence TTGGCGAAGATTATAGACGGTAAGGCCGTTTCAGAACAAATACGGGAAGCTCTGAAGAAAAAGATAGAAACCTTACGGAGTAAGTATGGAAAGTCTCCCGGATTAGCCGTCGTTTTGGTAGGCGATAATCCGGCTTCGCAAATTTATATCCAAAACAAACGAAAGGCTTGTGAGTATGTGGGAATTCGATCCTATTACCATCAGCTGGATGCCCATACCCCCCAAGAAAAACTCCTCGACTTAATTCACAAGTTCAATCAAGATCCACAGATTCACGGAATTTTAGTCCAACTCCCACTTCCCAAGCATATTTCTGAGGAAAAGATTTTAACCTCTATTTTGCCTGAGAAAGACATTGATGGTTTTCACCCTCTGAATGTGGGTAAACTGGTTTCCAATACACCCGGTCTAAGACCCTGTACGCCTGCCGGAATTATAGAGCTTTTGGATTACTATAACATCCCTATAGAGGGCCGGCATGCCGTTGTAGTGGGTCGAAGTAATATCGTGGGTAAGCCCCTTGCGTTAATGTTACTTCACCGTCATGCCACGGTCACCATCTGTCATTCCAGAACCTTATCTCTGAGTTCCCATACCCGTCAGGCCGATATTCTCGTTGCCGCCATAGGAAAGCCCCAATTTATAAGGGGGGATATGGTGAAGGAAAATGCGGTGGTGGTGGATGTGGGAATTAATAGGGTAGATGGAAGGCTGGTAGGGGATGTGGATTTTGAATCTGTAGCTACAAAAGCCGCGGCCATTACGCCGGTTCCCGGTGGCGTCGGTCCCATGACCATCATAAGGTTATTGGAAAATACGGTGCAAGCTTTTGAGAGCCTAATAACCCCTAACCCTTAG